The Thioalkalivibrio nitratireducens DSM 14787 DNA segment CGAAGGCGGTGAGCAGCAGCCACGCGGGGCTGACCAGCCAGGCGAGCAGGGCGCTCAGGAGGACGACGGTACCGGCGACGGCAAGAACGAGTTGATCGATGCGCATGGGATTACTCCTGATCAATATTAGATGCACCTAATGTACGCAAGCATGATGCGCACTGCAAGCAGCCCTACGCTTTGAACGCATGATCGGCACGCGCCGCATGCGAAGGGGGCGCGGGTCGTTCTTCAGCGGTTCTCGATCGACACGTAGTTCCGCTCTTTGTACCCGGTGTAGAGCTGGCGCGGACGCCCGATTCGCGATTCGGGATCCTGCATCATCTCGTTCCAGTGCGAGATCCAGCCGACCGTTCGCGCCAGTGCGAAGATGACGGTGAACATGTTCAGCGGGATGCCCATCGCGCGCAGGATGATGCCGGAGTAGAAATCGACATTCGGGTAGAGTTTACGTTCGATGAAGTATTCGTCCTCGGTTGCGATCTTCTCGAGCTTCAGCGCGACCTCGAACAGCGGTTCGTTCTCGCCGCCCATCTCGGCCAGCAGCTTGTGGCACATTTCGCGGATGATCTTCGCGCGCGGGTCGTAGTTCTTGTACACGCGGTGGCCGAAGCCCATCAGCCGGAACGGGTCGTTCTTGTCCTTCGCGCGGGCGACGAACTCCTCGACCTTCTTGCCGCTGTGCACGATCTCTTCGAGCATGATCACGACCTTCTCGTTCGCGCCGCCGTGCAGCGGGCCCCAGAGCGAGGCGATGCCGGCGGAGATCGCCGCGAACGGGTTGGCCTCGGAGCTGCCCGAGAGGCGCACGGTGGACGTCGACGCGTTCTGTTCGTGGTCCGCGTGCAGGATCAGGATCAGGTCCAGCGCGCGGACGAACGTCGGGTTCGGTTCGTAGGTGCCGGTGGGAACGCCGAACATCATCGCCAGGAAGTTCTCGGTGTAGGAGAGCCGGTTCTTCGGGTACATAAACGGTTGCCCGTTCGCGTATTTGTACGACCAGGCGGCGATGGTCGGCATCTTCGAGATCAGTCGGTGTGCGGAGATCTTGCGGTGCTCGGGGTTATGCACGTCAGTGGCGTCGTGGTAGAACGCCGAGAGCGCCCCGACCACGCCGACCATGATCGCCATCGGGTGCGCATCGTGCCTGAAACCGTCGTAGAAGCCGCGCACTGCCTCGTGCAGCATCGAGTGCTCCTTGATGATCCGCGAGAACTGGTGCAGTTCGTCGGAGCTGGGCAGTTCGCCGTTCAGCAGCAGGTAGCACACCTCCAGGTACGTGCTCTGTTCCGCCAGCTGTTCGATCGGGTAGCCGCGATAGAGCAGAGTGCCCTCGTCGCCGTCGATGAAGGTGACGCCGCTGCTGCAGCTGGCGGTCGACAGGTAGCCTGGATCGTAGGTGAAGTAGCCCAGTTCCTTGTACAGCGTGCGGATGTCGATGCAGTCGGGGCCGTGACTGCCTTCGTGCACGGGCAGTTCGATGCTTTTGCCGGTCGTGTGGTCGGTAAGCGTTACGGTTTTCGAAGTCATATGGGCTCCTTCCGTGTCCTGGTCCGTAGACCGACGGTTCGCAGCAGGTCAGTGTAGTGTCTTGCTGCGTGCACTGCACCATTACGTTTCGGATGCGCTTCAAATATCTAGGCTGAGGTAGCCGGCCAGCTCGCGGCTCGACATCACGTGGCAGTAGATCCGGTTGATCACTTCGAGTTCGTGCCGGTGCAGCGCCTCGGTGCCGGCCGCGCAGCCGTCCTCGACCAGCAGCACGTTGAAGCTCTCGTCGGCCAGGCTGCGCACCGTCGACGACACGCACTGGTCGGTATAGATGCCGGCCACCACCACGTTGCGAATGCCCATGTTGTGCAGCACCAGCCGCAGGTTGGTGCCGGTCAGCGCACTGTCGGTGGTCTTGGTGACCACGACCTCGTCGGGGGTCGGCGCGACCTCGGGCGCGATCTGCCCGTCCTCGCTGTGCAGCGGCATCAGCAGGTCGTTCCAGCCCGGCAACTTCTGGCTCAGCGACCGGTCGCGTCCGTCTTCCAGCAGGCAGGCGATACGGGCATGAAGCACGTCGATGCCCCGGCGGCGAAAGGCGTCCTGAAGTACGCGCAATGTGGGCAGCACGGTGCCGCGCATGCGCCGGTGGAATGCCTCCCACCGGGCCCGTTCGTGCGGGTCGTCGTGGAGTTTCAGGCCGTAGTTCTGCACGTCGATGCACAGCAGCGCGGTTTTTCTAGGGTCCAGTACCGGATCCTCGGGTTCGGGGTCATTCGCGTAGTAGAAGGAACGGTGGTCGGTCTTCCAGTTCATCGGGCGGCCCTCGTCGCTCGCGGTCTGCCGGGGCCCTCCAGTCTGATGCAGGTCGAGTCCCGGGACAATTGCGCACGGGCAGGGCCTGAAGGAAGATCGACGGGCCGCGACGACTGTCCCTGTCACCCGGCTCGGCGGCGGCGTAGTCCCGGGGTGGAAGAGACGCAATGGTGAAATACATCGGCAGACACTGGCGCGGCGAACTCGGTCTCGCGGTGGCCTTCTGGGTCAACTTCGTCGGGCTGAACCTGCTCCTGCTCGCCGGCCGCCCGCTGGTCGAGCAACTGTTGGGGTCCATGACCCTGGACGACGATCCCAGGCTGGTGGCCCGCTTGGCGGTGCTGCATGTCGCGTTCGTCTACGGACTGCTCTACCCGTGGCAGGTCGTCGGGGTGTGGCGGGCCGCTGCCCGGCACATGGCCGCGTTGTGGGGCCGCGTCTGGGGCCTGAGCGCCCGGGCGGTTCTGGTGTTGAGCGTGACGGGAACCGTGGTGACGATGACACTGGCCGCCCCGGCCTATCGCGATATCCTGACGATCGCCTTCGGTCCCGACCGTTACGGGAGCTTCACGGTCACCCGGGTCGGCGAAGGTGAGCTGATCCATTTCGAGGGCTACCTCGGATACGGCGCCGCCCGCGAACTGCGACGGGTGCTGCGCAACGAGCCGGAGGTGCAGGGGATCATTCTGGACAGCCAGGGTGGCTGGATTGCCGCGGGTCGTAGCGTCGGCCGGGTGATCGAGCACCACGGGCTGGATACCTATTCCTTCGACGGTTGTCATTCCGCCTGCGTAACGGCATTCGTTTCGGGCGGGAAACGGTATCTGGCTGACGAGGCGCGACTGGGTTTTCACCAGTATGCCGTGCCCTTCGGCGGCCTGGAGGCGTTGTCGGACATGGGGCTCGAGCAGCAACGGGATCTCCAGCATTTCCGCAGGCAGGGGGTGAACCCGGCATTCCTGGCCCGGCTGTTCCAGGCCGGACACGACGAGGTCTGGTACCCGAGCCAGCGGGAATTGCGCGAGGCGGGCGTGATCCACGACGTGCTGCGCTCGGAGGAACTGCTGTTCGGTCGCGCGCTCCATCCCCGGACAATGCACCCGAACCGTCCGCGTAATGTGCGGTACGTGGCGTTACGCCGAAGCCGTCGGGACGTCAGGTCGCGTGTGTGCGTTGCCGGTGGCGGCGTGGCGACGGGTCACGTGCTACCGGCACACGCTATGGAGTGACGGGGGACAGGTCCACGCGGAGCGGTTCGGTATCCGTGGCCCAGACTCCCGCTTCGAGCGTGCGGCCGTCCGCATCGAGCACCAGGTAGCTGCGGTGACCGTGGTGCTGCAGCATGCGGGTGAGCGTCTGCAGGCCGGCTGCGTCGTTTGCGCTGACCACCACGGTGCGCGTTCCGGGCAACGTCCACATCCGGGCATGGCCACTGCGTGCGATCCCCGGCGCCGGTTCCGCGATGCCGGTTCGGGCCATCCAGTCGGCCACATCGCGGGTGCCGCCGATCACCAGCAACGGTGCATCTTCCCGAAACGCCTCGGCCCGCTCCGGGCTGCGGTTCAGGATCGCCCGCGCAAAGGGTTCGAGGCCGTCCTGGGTGGTGAGGAGGCGGGTATCGGGATGCAGGCTTGCGGTGCGCAGGATCGGGGGCGGATTCGACAGTCTTCGGAGCAGCTCGAAATCCGGGTCGGCGGTCACAGCGGTCGCCGGTGCGTCCAGATCGACACTGAACGTCGAGCGGCGCTCGTCCAGCGTGACCAGTGAACGGTGCGGGCCGTCGCGGGTGTCGATCACTACCGGTACCCGCAGGGGCCAGGGAGGCTCGGACTGCACCTGCTCGAGCACAGCGTTCAGCGTCCACCGGTCGACGTCGCGCGCCTGCGAGACCGAGTGCAGGGCCAGTTCCGGCAGGCCCGGCCGGTTGACCCAGGTGGTGAAAAACGGGCGCAGGTCTTGCCCCGCCGCGTCGCTGAACGCATCCGCGAGGTCGGTCCAGCCGGCCTCTTCGAACAGGTGGCGGTCGCGCAGCAGTCGGGCGCCTTTGTCGAAGTCCGCGGCGCCGATCTTCTCGCGCAACATGTGGAACATCAGAGCGCCGCGGTTGTAGCCTACGATCCGGGTTGCCCCCTGGTTGCCGCCCCGGAACGACACGAGCGGGCGATCGAGTTGCGGCGGCAAGGCGGCGAGGTCTAGGAGCCAACGGTAGCGGGTCTCGCGATCCCGACCGTGCAGTTCGTCCAGGTGGTAGTCCGCCATGAAGGTGGTCAGCGCCTCCGACCAGTTCCCGGTCGGGTAATCCACGCGCACGCCTGTGCCCCACCAGCTGTGCATCAGTTCGTGGGCCAGCGACGTCCGAGGGATGAAGGGCAGCGGAATCACGCGTTCACCCAGCAGCGTGAACCCGGGAAAAGCAAAGCCGACGGGCATCGGAGACGCGGCGATCGTGAAGCTCTGGTAGGGGTAGGGTCCGGCCCGCTCGCTGAACATCGCCAGGTATTCTGCCGTGTGGTCCAGGTAGGTGGAGGCATGGGCGGCGTCGAGCGATTCGGGAAACAGCGTGCGCACGCGTACGCCGTTCACCAGCATAGTGCGCTCCTGCCAGGGTCCGGTGGCGACAACGATGCCGTCGGTTCGAGGGTGTTCGTAGACCGACGAACGCCGCCCGTTTTGCAACTCGGGTTCACCGAGCAACGACCCTGTGGCGACGGCGCGCTGGTGATCCGGTACGCGGACCCGGATACGCAGGCGGAACACATCCATGCCATCGAAGCGTGGGTACCAGCCGGCATCCGGGGGCAGGAATCCGCCGTCGGGAGCCAGGAATCCGCGGGTGTCAGTGGGCATCTCGCCCTGCCAGCCAAGATGGAGTATGCCGGCTTCCGGCAGGTGGATCCGGTAGCGATCGCCACCTGCGTGGCTCACCTGCGGCTGATGGCCGCCGATCAGTGCGTGCGCGGGCTCTAGACCCGCGTCCAGGCGGAACCGGTGGTCGCCTGCCGGCAGATCGACCGACAGCTCGCCGTCGACGGTACCGCGATCGGGATCCAGGTGGACGTCCATGTTCAGTGCCGGGGGGGCGGCCGACGCAGTCGCCGTCAGCAGGAGCAAGACCTGCAGTACCGTCAGCAGCAAGAGCCATGAGCGTCTGTCGGCGCGCATCGTAATGTCCTCGGAGCTTGTGGAGATCGCTTCTGCCGTCGCGCTGGGATTCCGGAACCGGATCCGCTGGGCGGGGCGTGCCGAAATCGGCGCGCGTGGCCGGGCTGCGCAGGCGGATTTCTTGATCCGCGCAACGTTGCCGGACGCGTTCAGGAATCGCAGCGGCCGACACCGGAGCAGCTTCACGGCTTCAGTCGACCCGCGCCGGGAAACGCGCCAGCACCTCGCGCGTTTCGCCGTCGCGCAGCACGGTCAGCGGGAGAATGGTTCCGGGTGCCTGGCGGCGGATGATCGCGACCAGATCCCCCGGGAGTTCCAGGTCAAGGCCCGCGGCGGCCGTCAGGATGTCATCTGCCTGCAGTCCGGATGCGTCGGCGACCGAGTCGGGCTGCACGGAGTGGACGCGCACTCCGGCCGGGTCGGGCTCGATCCGTACACCGAGTAGCTGCGGTGGCCGCGGTTCGTGTGCGGTTCCCGGCACGACGCCGAAGATCGCGTCGGCGATTCCGGGTTCCGGTGCGCTGCATTCGGCGTTGCTGTTCCAGGGCAGCAGGGTGCGTTGGTGTTCGAGGCCGATGCCCAGATCGGCCAGCTGGTGGGGTACGCCGTAACGATATTGCAGGTGCCCCGAACCCATCAGCCCAACCACGAGTGGATAGTCTTCGGCCGCATCGGCGAGGCCGGCAGCCATCGCGCGGTCCCAGACCAGCTGGCCCGCAACAAAGCGATCCAGGTCAGGGTCGTCCATGGCGCCGGCCGGATGCTCCTGCAGAACAGCGTCGAGATAGTCTCGATAGGCCTCGGTGGCCGGCGCAGGTGGTGAAATTCCGTGCCGCTGCTCCGGCGCAATGGCTTCCCACCCCTCGGAGGCGAGACGCCGGACCAGCGAGCGTTCCAGGTTGATCGCCAGCAGGGGTACTCCATGCATGCGTGCGAAGTGCAGAATCGGGAGGTACAACTGCGGATCGAAGCCCCAGGCCTGACTCCAGTTGCTCTGCTCCAGAAAATCCGGTTCGTCCAGTTCGCCCCCGACCCAGGCGTCGAGCGCCGGCTGCGCCTCGCGTGGCAGCATCTCCAGGCCAATCGCCATCCCGGGCCTGAGGGCATGCAGGCCTGCGAGGGTATGCAGCTGCCAGCGGTGATGTTCCATCCGGTCATGCGTTTCGCCCAGCAGTACGATGCGGGGCTGTTCCAGATCCAGGAACAACTGGTCCGTGGCCAGCGGGTTTCCGTCGCCGCTGAGCCATTGCCCCGGGGCGGGGCAGCCGGCGGCCGCGTGACCCGAGGCGAGGATGGCGAGCACGACGAGGCCGGACAGCGGGCCGGCACGACGAATTCTGCGAGTCATGGGGTGGCTCCAGGCACTGGCAATGGCCTTGGGAGTCGTCGCGAAGCAGGGAAGTTCGATCGGCCAGCCTGGGCTGGCGATTCGGGCGATCGGCCGGGGCCTGCATGCCGCATCGGTGCCGGCCAGGTTGGCCGGCACCGGAGGTGAAGGCTCAGGATTCGGGTGGCCCTCCCATGCTCTTCTTGACCAGAAAAATCAGCAGCCCGACGATGACCAGAACCGACGCGCCTAGCGCGGCGATCGTCAGGTAAACGATCACATCACCATACTCCATGCACTTCCCCCTTTATGACAGTTGACCAGTGTCAAGCATAGGCCTGTAGCCACAGCAACGGCAAGGGATTCATTTCGGCGCGATGCCAGACGTGTGCGCCGGGGCCGGGAGCGAAGGGATCGGAAGCGGCGCCGTCCGGGACCATGCCGGAGAATTGCGGGCCGGCGTGCGCTCAGGGGGCGGCGCGTGCAAGCTGGTGCAGGACCAAGACCTGTGGATACGGACACGGCGCAATGGCCGTCGGGTACGAATGCTTTGACACCGGCCGGGAAGGCGGTAGAATCTGCAGCCTGTCCGAGACAGGCGCGTAGCTCAGCTGGTTAGAGCACCACCTTGACATGGTGGGGGTCGTTGGTTCGAGTCCAATCGCGCCTACCAAACAGCAAACGAAAGCGGCAACCCGTGGGGAACCCCGGGTTGCCGCTTTCGTTTTCGTTGGGGCCTGTGCGGTGTTGGCCCCAACGGCCGGCGCGGCACCGGGAATGCTGTGATCGGTGTTGTTCCTTCGCGGTCCGGCGCGAGCCATCCGCACCGGGGCGGATGCACCGCGTTTCGTCATGAGCCGGTATTCAGTGCTGGACGTGGCGCGGGGTACACTCCGCACATTTGGCTACACCCCGGGCAGGGTACTGGAGATCGATATCGCCCCCGTCACGCAGGTGAACCGTCGTGAGGTATTCGGGTGGGCGATGTTCGACTTCGCCAACCAAGCCTACACGCTGCTGATCATCACGGTCATCTTCGGGGATCTGTTCACCCGGATCATCGTGGGCGATGCGCCGGACTACCGGATGGGCAACCTGCTCTGGAGTCTGGCGCTGGCGGTGAGCTACCTGCTCGTGCTGCTCGCGGCGCCGGTGGCCGGCTCGATCATGGACGCGACGCGCTCGCGCAAACGCTTTCTGCTCGTGTCCTGGCTGCTCACAGTGTTCACCACCGCGATGCTGTACTGGGTGGAGCCGGGGCTGGTCGCGCTCGGCATGGTACTGATCGTGATCTCGAATTTCGGCTATGCGATCGGTGAGTCGTTCATCGCCAGTTTCCTCCCCGATCTGGCACCCCCCGACCGTCTGGGATGGATCTCCGGGCTTGGCTGGGCGCTGGGATATCTGGGCGGGCTGGTGGCGACGGCCTTCGCACTCGGCCTGCTGGGGGACGTGTCCGCCGACAACTTCGAGCGGATCCGCTGGGTGGGGCCGTTTGCCGCGGCATTCTTCCTGGTGTCCGCGCTCCCGACCTTCCTGTTTTTGCACGAGCGTGGGCCGCGGCGGCGGGTGGAAAGGCGGTTGCAGTTGAGCCTCGGGTTCCGCCG contains these protein-coding regions:
- a CDS encoding YgaP family membrane protein, which translates into the protein MRIDQLVLAVAGTVVLLSALLAWLVSPAWLLLTAFVGLNLLQSAFTGFCPLALILKKMGVSPGQAFS
- a CDS encoding citrate synthase encodes the protein MTSKTVTLTDHTTGKSIELPVHEGSHGPDCIDIRTLYKELGYFTYDPGYLSTASCSSGVTFIDGDEGTLLYRGYPIEQLAEQSTYLEVCYLLLNGELPSSDELHQFSRIIKEHSMLHEAVRGFYDGFRHDAHPMAIMVGVVGALSAFYHDATDVHNPEHRKISAHRLISKMPTIAAWSYKYANGQPFMYPKNRLSYTENFLAMMFGVPTGTYEPNPTFVRALDLILILHADHEQNASTSTVRLSGSSEANPFAAISAGIASLWGPLHGGANEKVVIMLEEIVHSGKKVEEFVARAKDKNDPFRLMGFGHRVYKNYDPRAKIIREMCHKLLAEMGGENEPLFEVALKLEKIATEDEYFIERKLYPNVDFYSGIILRAMGIPLNMFTVIFALARTVGWISHWNEMMQDPESRIGRPRQLYTGYKERNYVSIENR
- a CDS encoding cysteine hydrolase family protein, whose translation is MNWKTDHRSFYYANDPEPEDPVLDPRKTALLCIDVQNYGLKLHDDPHERARWEAFHRRMRGTVLPTLRVLQDAFRRRGIDVLHARIACLLEDGRDRSLSQKLPGWNDLLMPLHSEDGQIAPEVAPTPDEVVVTKTTDSALTGTNLRLVLHNMGIRNVVVAGIYTDQCVSSTVRSLADESFNVLLVEDGCAAGTEALHRHELEVINRIYCHVMSSRELAGYLSLDI
- a CDS encoding M1 family metallopeptidase; its protein translation is MRADRRSWLLLLTVLQVLLLLTATASAAPPALNMDVHLDPDRGTVDGELSVDLPAGDHRFRLDAGLEPAHALIGGHQPQVSHAGGDRYRIHLPEAGILHLGWQGEMPTDTRGFLAPDGGFLPPDAGWYPRFDGMDVFRLRIRVRVPDHQRAVATGSLLGEPELQNGRRSSVYEHPRTDGIVVATGPWQERTMLVNGVRVRTLFPESLDAAHASTYLDHTAEYLAMFSERAGPYPYQSFTIAASPMPVGFAFPGFTLLGERVIPLPFIPRTSLAHELMHSWWGTGVRVDYPTGNWSEALTTFMADYHLDELHGRDRETRYRWLLDLAALPPQLDRPLVSFRGGNQGATRIVGYNRGALMFHMLREKIGAADFDKGARLLRDRHLFEEAGWTDLADAFSDAAGQDLRPFFTTWVNRPGLPELALHSVSQARDVDRWTLNAVLEQVQSEPPWPLRVPVVIDTRDGPHRSLVTLDERRSTFSVDLDAPATAVTADPDFELLRRLSNPPPILRTASLHPDTRLLTTQDGLEPFARAILNRSPERAEAFREDAPLLVIGGTRDVADWMARTGIAEPAPGIARSGHARMWTLPGTRTVVVSANDAAGLQTLTRMLQHHGHRSYLVLDADGRTLEAGVWATDTEPLRVDLSPVTP
- a CDS encoding ChaN family lipoprotein; protein product: MTRRIRRAGPLSGLVVLAILASGHAAAGCPAPGQWLSGDGNPLATDQLFLDLEQPRIVLLGETHDRMEHHRWQLHTLAGLHALRPGMAIGLEMLPREAQPALDAWVGGELDEPDFLEQSNWSQAWGFDPQLYLPILHFARMHGVPLLAINLERSLVRRLASEGWEAIAPEQRHGISPPAPATEAYRDYLDAVLQEHPAGAMDDPDLDRFVAGQLVWDRAMAAGLADAAEDYPLVVGLMGSGHLQYRYGVPHQLADLGIGLEHQRTLLPWNSNAECSAPEPGIADAIFGVVPGTAHEPRPPQLLGVRIEPDPAGVRVHSVQPDSVADASGLQADDILTAAAGLDLELPGDLVAIIRRQAPGTILPLTVLRDGETREVLARFPARVD
- a CDS encoding MFS transporter produces the protein MSRYSVLDVARGTLRTFGYTPGRVLEIDIAPVTQVNRREVFGWAMFDFANQAYTLLIITVIFGDLFTRIIVGDAPDYRMGNLLWSLALAVSYLLVLLAAPVAGSIMDATRSRKRFLLVSWLLTVFTTAMLYWVEPGLVALGMVLIVISNFGYAIGESFIASFLPDLAPPDRLGWISGLGWALGYLGGLVATAFALGLLGDVSADNFERIRWVGPFAAAFFLVSALPTFLFLHERGPRRRVERRLQLSLGFRRVARSLRTLRNRPGLRDLFLSVFFVMAGIYIVIAFTFIYGSQVIRWDESTRVTMFIITQMTAAAGALGFGWLQDRVGPVRVYRFTLLLWTIAVLAIFLTPRLAEWLTAVLDRTVEPQHVFLYVGAIAGLCLGSAQSAGRALVALMVPREEAGRWFGFWGLAAKAAAIFGLIGIGLLQLWLGLANAILFCMLLFLAALVATLRVRLPHSSA